The Saccharothrix variisporea genome has a segment encoding these proteins:
- a CDS encoding amidohydrolase family protein — translation MNLVDMHVHFMPERVLDKVWAYFDAASEHYGVSWPIHYRLPEAERLAALRSFGVVGFAPLVYAHKPGMAEWLTEWALDFGSSVGGAVPTGTFFPEPGAAGYVSRALARGARCFKAHVQVGSYDPRDPLLDDVWGLLAEAGVPVVVHCGHGPIPGSHTGLDVFEEVLKRHPALVAVLAHAGMPEYSSALDLVSRYDRVHLDTTMVGVPFTEARAALPRDWAARLVDVSDRVVLGSDFPNIPYEYGVQLAAIESWAAADDRLGEGFLRAVLHDNPARLLRL, via the coding sequence TTGAACCTCGTCGACATGCACGTGCACTTCATGCCGGAGCGCGTGCTCGACAAGGTGTGGGCGTACTTCGACGCGGCCTCGGAGCACTACGGCGTGTCGTGGCCCATCCACTACCGGCTGCCGGAGGCGGAGCGGCTGGCCGCGCTGCGGTCGTTCGGCGTGGTCGGGTTCGCTCCGCTGGTGTACGCGCACAAGCCGGGCATGGCGGAGTGGCTGACGGAGTGGGCGCTGGATTTCGGGTCGTCTGTCGGTGGTGCGGTCCCGACCGGCACGTTCTTCCCCGAGCCCGGGGCCGCGGGGTACGTCTCGCGGGCCTTGGCCCGGGGTGCGCGGTGCTTCAAGGCCCACGTGCAGGTCGGCTCCTACGACCCGCGTGACCCCCTGCTGGACGACGTGTGGGGCCTGCTGGCGGAGGCCGGGGTGCCGGTGGTCGTGCACTGCGGGCACGGGCCGATCCCCGGCTCGCACACCGGGTTGGACGTGTTCGAAGAGGTCCTGAAGCGACACCCGGCGCTGGTGGCGGTGTTGGCGCACGCCGGGATGCCGGAGTACTCGAGCGCGTTGGACCTGGTGTCCCGGTACGACCGCGTGCACCTGGACACCACGATGGTGGGCGTGCCGTTCACCGAGGCGCGGGCGGCGTTGCCGCGGGACTGGGCGGCGCGGCTGGTGGACGTGTCCGACCGGGTCGTGCTCGGGTCGGACTTCCCGAACATCCCCTACGAGTACGGGGTGCAGCTCGCGGCGATCGAGTCGTGGGCGGCGGCGGACGACCGGCTCGGCGAGGGTTTCCTGCGGGCCGTGCTGCACGACAACCCGGCCCGGCTGCTCCGGCTCTAG
- the smpB gene encoding SsrA-binding protein SmpB: protein MVKERGQKVIASNRKARHDYTILDTYEAGVVLVGTEVKSLRMGRASLVDAFAQVDDGEIWLHALHIPEYVAGTWTNHEVRRKRKLLLHRKEIERLIGKTKESGLSLIPLQMYFKDGYVKVELALARGKKAYDKRQDLAKRDAQREIQKAHGRALKGRY, encoded by the coding sequence ATGGTCAAGGAACGCGGTCAGAAGGTGATCGCGTCGAACCGCAAGGCTCGGCACGACTACACCATCCTCGACACCTACGAAGCGGGTGTCGTGCTCGTCGGCACCGAGGTGAAGAGCCTGCGCATGGGCCGGGCGTCCCTTGTGGACGCCTTCGCCCAGGTCGACGACGGTGAGATCTGGCTGCACGCGCTGCACATCCCGGAGTACGTGGCCGGGACCTGGACCAACCACGAGGTCCGCCGCAAGCGCAAGCTCCTGCTGCACCGCAAGGAGATCGAGCGGCTGATCGGCAAGACCAAGGAGAGCGGCCTGTCGCTCATCCCGCTCCAGATGTACTTCAAGGACGGGTACGTCAAGGTCGAGCTGGCGCTCGCGCGCGGCAAGAAGGCCTACGACAAGCGGCAGGACCTGGCCAAGCGGGACGCGCAGCGCGAGATCCAGAAGGCGCACGGGCGTGCCCTGAAGGGTCGCTATTGA